A stretch of DNA from Cellulomonas xiejunii:
CGCTGCCCCAGGAGTTGGCGGCACGCACGGTCGCGGTGCAGGAGCTGTTGCCCGGCTGCGGTGCCGGGGTCGTCGTGACCGGCGGCGGTGCCGGCGTGGTCGTGACCGGCGGGGGCTCCGGTGCCGGATTCCCGCCAGGCGTGATGTACGCGTCGATGCACTGGTAGAAGGCGTTCACCGTGTCGGCGATGTTCCACCGGACGAAGATCTTGTGGTTGCCCTCGGGCAGGTTGTTGATGGTGTGGGTGAACCGCTTGGGCGGCATCGCCCCGTTGTCGTTGATCGTGGTGTGCAGGCGCCCGTCCACGAAGTACTCCCACGTCGACGTGGAGTGGTTCGCGACGATGTCCCAGGTGAACGTCTCGTTGGTGGTGAGGTTCTGGCGCGGCCAGGCACGGGACTCGTTGTCGAGCTCGGTGAAGCGGCCGCCGCCGGAACAGAGCATCGAGCCCTTCTTGGCCTCGACGCTCCACGGCTCGTACTGGACGGGGCCGCAGTCCTTCACGGCGCCGGTGTAGCAGAGGTCCTGCCGGCTGGGCGGGTCGGAGATCCAGCCGTGCGCCTGCGCGGTCGGCGCGGGGGCGAGGCTGAACATCGCGAAGGCCAGTGCGATCACTGCCAGGACGGACAGGAGCAGCCGCGCGGGGGCGGGTCGTCGGGCATCGGGGAGAGCGGTGGATCTCATGCTGGGTCACCTCGACCGGGTGTAGGTCGGATATGGATGGGCGCGTTCGACCGTACGTCTGTACGACCCGGGCAGACAGGGCAAGAACCGTTTCACCGGCAGGTGCTCACCGACCCGCGAACGCGTCGATGGCCCGGGAGGTGAGCTCCATCTCGACGTCGCCGCCGTGCCCCTCCGACTCGACGACGTGCGGCTCGCTGCCCGGCCACGCCTGGTGCAGCCTCCACGGCGTGATGACCGGACCGCTGATGTGTGATGCCCGTGGATCAGCACACCCGGGATGTTCCTGACCCTCACGTCCATGTCGTGCCGCGCCGATCGGAAGAGACCCCACCTCGGCGTGACTTCGATGACGCAAGGGGGGGCGTAGAGCTCACGCGACGCCTACCTTCAGGTGGTGACGAGTGTCGAGCGCAGGCTTGCCGACAGCTTCTGGGACCTCCGCGACGACGCCCACGACCACCCCGGCCGGTGGCAGGCGGTCACGGCCGAGGCTCTCTTCCAGCATCTCGCCGAGTGCGTCGAAGACGCCGAGGAACGAGGGGGCCCGATCGACTGGGTCGGCGTCGCGGACCGCATGATCGCGTGGCGGACCCGCGAGCGCTGACGGGTGCGGAGGCCCTCGCGCCGCTGACG
This window harbors:
- a CDS encoding lytic polysaccharide monooxygenase — encoded protein: MRSTALPDARRPAPARLLLSVLAVIALAFAMFSLAPAPTAQAHGWISDPPSRQDLCYTGAVKDCGPVQYEPWSVEAKKGSMLCSGGGRFTELDNESRAWPRQNLTTNETFTWDIVANHSTSTWEYFVDGRLHTTINDNGAMPPKRFTHTINNLPEGNHKIFVRWNIADTVNAFYQCIDAYITPGGNPAPEPPPVTTTPAPPPVTTTPAPQPGNSSCTATVRAANSWGSGFQGEVTVKAGSAAITSWKVTVSGATITQAWSSTLSGSDTLANAEWNGRLGAGASTTAGFIASGSGSNLSATCTAS